The following is a genomic window from Deinococcus sp. LM3.
GCAGGAAGGCGAGCTGATCGGGGCGTTCCTGGAACTGGTGCAGGAACGCGATCCGGACGTGATCGAGAATCACTTCATTCACGGCTTCGACCTGCCGTTCCTGGCCGCCCGGGCCCGCCGGCACGGGATTCCCCTGCGGCTCGGCCGGGCGGGGGACGGCGTGCCCTGGACGGTGGACGACGGGAGCCGCACGCCGCTGTGGGTCTGCCCGGGCCGGGAGGTTCTGGACACGCTCGACGCCGTGCGCCGCCTGAACCTCCCGTCGAGTGGGCTGAAGGCCGCCGCGCGGCACTTCGGGGTCGCGCCGGAGGGCCGGGTGTACCTGGAGGGCGCCCAGATCGTCCAGACGTACCGCGATCAGCCCAGAGTGGTGCGGGCGTACGCGCGGCAGGACGTGCAGGAGGTGGACGCCCTGGCGCGGATCGTGCTGGCCCCGGCGTTCGCGCTGGCCCGCCTGACGCCCCGCCCGTACCACCGCCTGACGCGGGCCGGCCCGGCCAAGGGGGTGCTGGAACCGATGCTGATCCGCGCGTACGTGGAGGCGGGGCGGCCCTTCCCGGCCTCCGAGCGGGGCCACGCCGGGCCGCACCGGGGCGGGCACGTGCAACTCCACGCCGAGGGCGTGCTGCGGCACGTCGTCAAGGCGGACGTGGCGAGCATGTACCCCAGCATCATCCGCGCCGAGGGGATCGGCCCACGGCAGGACGAACTGGGGGTCTTCCACGCCACCGTGAGTGACCTGACCACGCAGCGCCTCCAGCACAAACTTGAGGCGCGCAACGCCCTGCTCAGCGAGGCCCAGCGGCGGGAACACCACGCCATGCAGGACGCCATGAAACTGGTCGTGAACGCCGCGTACGGGTACCTGGGGGCCGGGCGACTGGCGAGGCTGGGCGATCAGGAGGCGGCCGACCGGGTCACCGCGCGCGGGCGGGCCATCCTGCAGCAGGTCACGTCGGCGCTGCAGGCGCGCGGCGTGCAGCTGATCGAGTCCGACACCGACGGCGTGTACTTCAGCACCGGGGAGGACATCGGGGAGGCGGCCCAGCGGGCGCTGATCGCGCAGGTCGCCGCCGACCTGCCGGACGGAATCACCCTGGAGTTCGACGGGCGAGCGCGGGCGATGCTGAGCCATCAGGTGAAGAACTACGTGCTGCTGCGCTACGACGGCACGCTGGACCTCAGTGGCGCGTCGTTCGAATCCAGCCGTTCCGAGCGGTACGGGGCGGCCTTCCTGCGAGCGGCGCTGCAAGCCCTGTTGCAGGGCGACGTGCCGGGCGCGCAGGCGGCGTTCGAGGACACCGCGAGGCGGCTGGCGGGGCGCGAATTCACGAACGCCGACGTGAGCACCCGCGTGCGGATCGGGAAGACCCGCGAGGCGTATGAGAAAACGCGCGCCCAGCGCCGCGAAGCGCACCTGGAAGCGGCGTGGCAGGCCGGGCTGGACTTCCGGGTGGGCGACCGGATCGACCTGTACGTGCGGACCGGGCCGGGCCTGACCGCCCTGACCGACCCGGACGGGCGTGACTACGACCCGGTGCATTACCGGGCGGCGCTGGTACAGAATTACGCGACGCGCCTGCGCAAGGCGCTGGCCCCGGCCGACTGGGAACAGCTGTTCGGCGGGCGGGGCGCAGGGCTGTTCGACCGCGACGTGAAGGACATGCAGGTGGGGTGGCGGGCCGTTCGGAGCGGCGCGCAGAAGACGAATTGACAGCCACCCAGCACCGCGCGGGTGTTGCCGACGTTCACGCGCGTCAGACGGATCCCGTCCGGTTCAGCGCGCGGCCGGGTCGGTGGCGGGGTCGGTGGTCGGGTCGGTGTCGGGGTCCGCGCCGGGACGGAACATCCAGCGGGCCGCGAGGGCGGTACTGACCGGCACGACCAGCACCATGCACAGCAGGGCCAGCAGCAGGGCCGTCAGTTCCGTGAACAGGCCCTCGCCGTTCAGCTGCACCCACAGCGGCGTGGTGCGGTTGGCGCGCAGCAGGAGCAGCAGGGGCAGGGCGCCGGCCGCGTACACCAGGACCAGCACGTTCACCATGCCGGAAGCGTGGTCGGCGCCGACCTGCATGGCCTGACGGAACAGGTCGCGGCGACTGCGGGCGTGACCGGTGCGGGCCAGTGTCTCGACGGCCGAGGTCTGCGTGATGGCCACGTCGTTCATGGCGCCGAGTGCGGTCAGCATGACGCCCACGACGTACAGGCTGACGGCGTCGACCCCGTAGGAGGCCTGCGCGACGGTTGCGCCACGGTCGGAGAGGCCGGTCAGGTGACCCGCGCCGACCAGCAGCGTCAGCAGGCCGAAGCCGGCGGCCGCGCACAGCAGCAGCGCGGCCAGCGCGGCGTGACTCTTGCGGTTCAGTCCGTGCACGAAGTACACGCTGAGGGCCAGGATCAGGCCCAGGGACGGCAGGAGCGTCAGGGCGTCCGCGCCGCCGGTCAGGCGCGGCAGCAGCACCAGCCAGAGTGCGGCGAGGCACAGCCCGCTGCCCAGCAACGCCCGGAATCCCTGGAGGCCGGTGATGGTCAGGGTCGCGGTGATCAGCAGGCCCAGCAGGGCCAGCAGCAGCGGCCAGCGCAGCGGGCCTTCCAGGACGTGCTGGCCCCCGATCTCCTGGATCACGACCCGCTGACCGGGGCGGGGCTGGGATTCGGCGTACGTGACGGCCGTGACCACCTGACCGTCGTCCAGCCGGACGCGCGCCTCGCCCGGCGCGGCCGGTTGTTCGTAGGTGCCCGCGCCGTACCCGCTCAGGG
Proteins encoded in this region:
- a CDS encoding YibE/F family protein; this translates as MNALMRRHPWLTALLGAALAWGALWALRAPLPPAPPALSGYGAGTYEQPAAPGEARVRLDDGQVVTAVTYAESQPRPGQRVVIQEIGGQHVLEGPLRWPLLLALLGLLITATLTITGLQGFRALLGSGLCLAALWLVLLPRLTGGADALTLLPSLGLILALSVYFVHGLNRKSHAALAALLLCAAAGFGLLTLLVGAGHLTGLSDRGATVAQASYGVDAVSLYVVGVMLTALGAMNDVAITQTSAVETLARTGHARSRRDLFRQAMQVGADHASGMVNVLVLVYAAGALPLLLLLRANRTTPLWVQLNGEGLFTELTALLLALLCMVLVVPVSTALAARWMFRPGADPDTDPTTDPATDPAAR
- a CDS encoding DNA polymerase domain-containing protein; this encodes MAPPPLPRPGIVSVHAAADGSVHVWRRDPHSGASLRETGRQRGWVYARNLSDLTYLGDRLTVSPDPACAQSVYHAQDLAPDRPVDARAYRYLLSGPAPRQLESEIQRGAMTARALKARPALGDLGGYLRLGYAEQYLIASRQTYHQGLTFDQPVRLQFDLETTALSPDEGRIFLIAVRDNRGLETLLEARRAAQEGELIGAFLELVQERDPDVIENHFIHGFDLPFLAARARRHGIPLRLGRAGDGVPWTVDDGSRTPLWVCPGREVLDTLDAVRRLNLPSSGLKAAARHFGVAPEGRVYLEGAQIVQTYRDQPRVVRAYARQDVQEVDALARIVLAPAFALARLTPRPYHRLTRAGPAKGVLEPMLIRAYVEAGRPFPASERGHAGPHRGGHVQLHAEGVLRHVVKADVASMYPSIIRAEGIGPRQDELGVFHATVSDLTTQRLQHKLEARNALLSEAQRREHHAMQDAMKLVVNAAYGYLGAGRLARLGDQEAADRVTARGRAILQQVTSALQARGVQLIESDTDGVYFSTGEDIGEAAQRALIAQVAADLPDGITLEFDGRARAMLSHQVKNYVLLRYDGTLDLSGASFESSRSERYGAAFLRAALQALLQGDVPGAQAAFEDTARRLAGREFTNADVSTRVRIGKTREAYEKTRAQRREAHLEAAWQAGLDFRVGDRIDLYVRTGPGLTALTDPDGRDYDPVHYRAALVQNYATRLRKALAPADWEQLFGGRGAGLFDRDVKDMQVGWRAVRSGAQKTN